One Lacticaseibacillus rhamnosus genomic window carries:
- a CDS encoding ABC transporter permease, with protein sequence MFLAYKEIIHNKARYLLVMATFVLIAYLVFFLTGLATGLARNNRTAIDALPGNYVLLSKYANKNLLSSTLSADQITKVSTKHTAVLGQVAVVAESTANNKKVNSNVFGINLNGKLKPTVTSGRLPIHHNEVLADDSVTIYGLHQGDRITLNGSSQTYRIVGLTHDRRFYTVPVFYTTLGTFRQLKFGQRQVKQASAVISTKPFKNVPTKTQSISKATLVENIPGYTAETSTFALMIGAMIGIMLLIIGIFMYILTIQKIAMYGVMRAQGIRTRAIIAALFWQILMLAVTGVAIGAGLLGLTQFILPKAMPFYANPPLFIAIAAALILMSLVGGLFSLRRILHIDPLAAIGGE encoded by the coding sequence ATGTTCCTTGCGTATAAAGAGATTATTCACAACAAAGCCCGCTATCTGCTCGTCATGGCGACCTTTGTTTTAATTGCCTATCTGGTCTTTTTTCTAACCGGTTTGGCTACAGGTTTAGCGCGTAACAATCGCACCGCCATTGACGCATTGCCGGGTAATTACGTTCTCCTGTCAAAATATGCCAACAAGAATCTCCTGAGTTCGACATTGAGCGCGGATCAAATCACCAAAGTCAGCACCAAGCACACCGCCGTCCTCGGTCAAGTTGCGGTTGTAGCGGAAAGTACCGCGAATAATAAGAAAGTCAATAGTAACGTCTTTGGCATCAACCTCAACGGCAAGCTGAAGCCGACTGTCACAAGCGGACGCCTGCCAATCCATCACAACGAGGTGCTCGCGGATGACAGTGTGACCATTTATGGTTTGCACCAAGGTGATCGCATCACTTTAAACGGCAGCAGTCAAACGTATCGGATTGTCGGGTTGACGCATGACCGGCGCTTTTACACGGTACCTGTATTTTACACAACTTTAGGCACTTTTCGGCAGCTAAAGTTCGGACAGCGCCAAGTTAAACAGGCCTCCGCGGTGATCAGTACAAAGCCGTTTAAAAATGTCCCGACCAAGACCCAATCCATTTCCAAAGCAACCTTAGTCGAAAACATCCCCGGCTATACAGCTGAAACTTCGACTTTTGCCTTAATGATCGGAGCAATGATTGGCATTATGCTCTTAATCATTGGCATCTTCATGTACATTTTAACCATTCAAAAAATTGCCATGTACGGGGTCATGCGGGCACAAGGCATTCGCACGCGGGCAATTATTGCTGCTTTGTTCTGGCAAATCCTGATGCTTGCGGTCACCGGCGTTGCTATCGGTGCCGGACTGTTGGGATTAACGCAATTTATTTTACCAAAAGCCATGCCATTTTATGCTAATCCGCCGCTTTTTATCGCGATCGCTGCCGCCTTAATTTTAATGTCCCTGGTTGGCGGGTTATTCTCACTACGCCGGATTTTGCACATTGATCCTTTAGCTGCGATTGGAGGCGAGTAA
- a CDS encoding P8 family protein, producing MATVDPEKTLFLDEPMNKVFDWSNSEAPVRDALWDYYMEKNSRDTIKTEEEMKPVLDMSDDEVKALAEKVLKK from the coding sequence ATGGCAACAGTAGATCCTGAAAAGACATTGTTTCTCGATGAACCAATGAACAAGGTATTTGACTGGAGCAACAGCGAAGCACCTGTCCGTGATGCGCTGTGGGATTATTACATGGAAAAGAACAGCCGTGATACCATCAAGACTGAAGAAGAAATGAAACCAGTCCTAGACATGTCCGACGATGAGGTCAAAGCCCTAGCAGAAAAGGTTCTCAAGAAGTAA
- a CDS encoding ABC transporter ATP-binding protein encodes MTTLVQLKQVSKVYGSGHTAVVALHPTDFTLHAGEFAAVIGPSGSGKTTLLTIIGNLQQPSDGQIVINSQDTTHFNERQRTDLRFNTFGFILQASNLIPFLTVKDQLALVDRFNHHRQHKRSMTELFNLLGISDLTTNYPSALSGGEKQRVAIARALYNDPKIILADEPTASLDTKRALQVVALLADIAHKTKRGVIMITHDTRLLDDVDTLYEMRDGQLKQLRDRAAKKVTPNPA; translated from the coding sequence ATGACCACACTAGTTCAACTCAAGCAAGTCAGCAAAGTTTACGGCAGTGGCCATACGGCGGTAGTCGCCTTGCACCCCACCGACTTTACGCTGCATGCCGGTGAATTTGCCGCCGTCATCGGGCCATCCGGTTCAGGTAAAACAACTTTGTTAACGATTATCGGCAATCTCCAGCAACCCAGCGACGGTCAGATTGTGATTAACAGTCAGGACACCACGCATTTTAATGAACGTCAGCGGACCGATCTGCGGTTTAATACGTTTGGCTTTATCTTACAAGCCAGCAACCTAATTCCTTTTTTGACCGTTAAAGATCAGCTAGCCTTAGTAGACCGTTTCAATCATCATCGCCAACACAAACGCTCCATGACCGAGCTCTTTAACCTACTCGGTATCAGCGACCTGACCACCAATTATCCGTCCGCTTTATCCGGTGGCGAAAAACAGCGGGTTGCAATTGCCCGTGCGTTATACAACGACCCGAAGATTATCTTAGCCGATGAACCGACCGCCAGCCTCGACACCAAACGGGCACTGCAAGTCGTGGCACTTCTGGCTGATATTGCCCACAAAACCAAGCGCGGTGTCATCATGATCACCCACGACACGCGTTTGCTGGATGACGTGGATACGCTATATGAAATGCGCGATGGTCAGCTCAAGCAACTCAGAGACAGAGCGGCCAAAAAAGTCACACCGAATCCAGCGTAG
- the truA gene encoding tRNA pseudouridine(38-40) synthase TruA → MTHYKVTLAYDGTNFAGYQVQPKQRTVQGVLQKALTKMAKGQPVHVDGSGRTDSGVHALGQVISFDYPGNIPAESMLRAMNSLMPLDIEILKAEIVAADFHARYSAKGKRYRYRVARGYYTNPFNRLYTGHYPYKLDVKRIEVALKDLVGTHDFTSFAASGGVIKDKVRTIYEATVEEDPATNELIFEFYGNGFLYNMVRILVATALEIGNGRRDVHDFQRLFEVKDRQQARGTAPASGLYLKEVYY, encoded by the coding sequence TTGACGCATTATAAAGTGACACTGGCTTACGATGGCACCAACTTTGCCGGCTATCAAGTTCAGCCCAAGCAGCGAACGGTTCAAGGTGTTCTGCAAAAAGCTCTGACGAAAATGGCAAAAGGGCAACCGGTGCATGTTGATGGCTCAGGCCGGACAGATTCAGGCGTGCACGCGCTAGGACAGGTCATTAGTTTTGATTACCCGGGAAATATTCCGGCTGAGTCGATGTTGCGGGCAATGAATTCACTGATGCCACTGGATATTGAAATCCTAAAAGCTGAAATTGTCGCGGCGGATTTTCATGCGCGCTATTCAGCGAAGGGAAAGCGATATCGGTATCGGGTGGCGCGTGGCTATTATACGAATCCGTTTAATCGCCTTTACACAGGACACTATCCTTATAAGTTGGATGTCAAGCGGATTGAGGTTGCGTTGAAAGATCTAGTTGGTACGCATGACTTCACGAGTTTTGCAGCTAGTGGCGGTGTGATTAAAGATAAGGTCCGGACGATTTATGAGGCAACGGTTGAAGAAGATCCGGCTACCAATGAATTGATTTTTGAGTTTTATGGTAATGGCTTTTTGTACAACATGGTGCGGATTTTGGTGGCGACGGCTTTGGAGATTGGCAACGGCCGGCGCGATGTTCATGATTTTCAACGGCTTTTTGAAGTTAAGGATAGGCAGCAGGCAAGAGGCACGGCCCCTGCTTCGGGATTGTACTTGAAGGAAGTTTATTATTGA
- a CDS encoding MFS transporter, giving the protein MIKRMQNALPLLLGYGFSLLGDMVYIYGMNWFLVEQTHQTELLGLINGISGMVLIAANVFAGPIVDSFNRKHMMIFADLLSGLTCFMCAFLLRDVVAGKLLLILTSSVLNVSLAFNSPSAKAVVPNVIHESQIEPFNSVQNTLSSTIKVVGPLVGALLLKLHSNINGFILINGVSFVLSALLISTIRYTEKNNHKEKLQILPKLKSGMAYVRKKETILGLLILIATINFFAEAYTLSLPYLVKVSLDLNGDWYSAVISIEAIGGIAGGLLLALFNQKSGKNGYYIDVLLLALSILIPGIFRVYPALLFAAFINGFFGTRFNAKVFTALQIITENDYLGRVFSILFIFSALLIPPADFLFGRVIPILGWNALILSAIGLALSSLLIWMRFIRKLD; this is encoded by the coding sequence ATGATTAAGCGAATGCAAAACGCGCTCCCTTTGCTTCTTGGATACGGCTTTTCCTTACTGGGCGACATGGTCTATATCTACGGGATGAACTGGTTCTTAGTTGAGCAAACGCATCAAACAGAACTTTTGGGATTGATTAACGGTATCAGCGGCATGGTCCTTATCGCTGCCAATGTTTTTGCTGGCCCGATTGTTGACTCGTTTAACCGCAAACATATGATGATTTTTGCTGATCTGTTAAGCGGCCTGACCTGTTTCATGTGCGCCTTTTTGCTTCGCGATGTTGTGGCAGGCAAACTGCTATTGATTCTGACGAGTTCGGTGCTTAACGTTTCGTTGGCATTTAATTCGCCGTCAGCAAAAGCCGTTGTGCCTAATGTCATTCATGAAAGCCAAATCGAGCCTTTTAATTCGGTTCAAAATACGTTGTCAAGTACGATCAAAGTGGTTGGCCCGTTGGTTGGCGCATTGTTATTGAAGCTTCACAGTAACATTAATGGCTTTATTTTAATCAATGGGGTTTCGTTTGTTTTGTCCGCTTTATTAATCTCAACCATCCGGTATACCGAAAAAAACAATCATAAAGAAAAATTGCAGATCTTGCCCAAATTAAAGTCTGGCATGGCGTATGTACGAAAGAAAGAAACGATCTTGGGGTTGCTGATATTAATTGCCACGATTAATTTTTTCGCTGAAGCTTACACGCTTTCACTACCATATTTGGTCAAGGTTTCGTTAGATTTAAATGGTGATTGGTATAGCGCAGTGATCAGTATCGAGGCGATTGGCGGCATTGCCGGAGGCTTGTTGTTGGCACTGTTTAACCAAAAAAGTGGGAAGAATGGTTACTACATAGATGTACTTTTGCTTGCGTTGTCCATTCTCATTCCCGGGATCTTTAGAGTTTATCCTGCGTTACTTTTTGCCGCGTTTATCAATGGCTTCTTTGGTACGAGATTCAATGCCAAGGTATTCACCGCGCTACAGATAATCACCGAGAATGATTATCTGGGTCGCGTTTTTTCAATCTTGTTTATTTTTAGTGCGCTTTTGATCCCACCAGCTGACTTTTTATTTGGCCGTGTGATTCCAATCTTGGGGTGGAATGCCTTGATCCTTAGTGCGATTGGGCTGGCGTTGTCGTCATTGCTTATTTGGATGCGATTTATTCGAAAGCTAGACTAG
- a CDS encoding TetR/AcrR family transcriptional regulator: protein MTQRNDQKKATVQRILTAAQVLFMNHGYTAVTTRMIAEAADVRQPLLYHYFKTKEALYLAVVMAVSEDMASKIAHEQIDAQNFGKKVKRLGHLLTDDNMMNLQLVLHDVGNLSSKAQADVFQAWQVGLLSPLDRFFSTFDEQLAPTYRVRDVTLYFLTVLAAYLQPTVGTGRGNTFQNQLSLDRALQMFCTGVLRPEANGEGYED, encoded by the coding sequence ATGACACAACGAAATGACCAGAAGAAAGCGACCGTGCAGCGGATCTTAACCGCCGCTCAGGTATTATTTATGAATCACGGTTACACAGCGGTGACCACCCGAATGATCGCTGAAGCGGCTGACGTTCGCCAACCGCTGCTGTATCACTATTTTAAAACCAAAGAGGCCTTGTATCTTGCTGTTGTCATGGCGGTAAGTGAAGACATGGCAAGTAAAATTGCCCATGAACAAATAGATGCCCAAAATTTTGGCAAAAAAGTCAAGCGCCTCGGACATTTACTCACCGATGACAACATGATGAACTTGCAACTCGTCTTACATGATGTCGGGAATTTAAGTTCTAAGGCGCAGGCGGATGTTTTTCAGGCATGGCAAGTCGGCTTGTTGTCGCCGTTAGATCGGTTTTTTAGCACCTTTGACGAACAGCTGGCGCCGACATATCGCGTTCGTGACGTGACCCTCTATTTTTTAACCGTTTTAGCCGCTTATCTGCAACCAACTGTAGGTACCGGTCGCGGGAACACTTTTCAAAATCAATTGTCGCTTGATCGCGCTTTGCAGATGTTTTGTACCGGTGTTTTGCGGCCCGAAGCCAATGGGGAAGGATACGAGGATTGA
- a CDS encoding ATP-binding cassette domain-containing protein, with amino-acid sequence MKQLKDQLQEALATGRLIARFGKSLFVLAVFTSTLNAIAPLLIILGNTQIINAILAGHLETVPTLIGYFYGMAGGAYLMAVCIQRYLEVKTLQANEQLKLAMYEAWEQVDFQTLETQRYFAKMMKSEASFRYSGGIPVFFSQLQNLIQGVVTVIVGLGLISWLVVAGTTRSQEITAVVLVTVLTLFLGEALLIHVYQSLTRTSFKLFKDLMGLERKMNYFLMNVVNAYEGLKSIKMWGLGTPIQQRYRATWTEEKTANHKLVVNDSGSQMITALMAAFATMALFLLIVFKIYRGLLPVGQLNTLFGSVVQMTSAASLIVATWQRFLRFENQMGYVNEILTTNGQTTTPTSETPPVQRQNTIVFDHVSFAYPDGEEVLHDISFTLDLTGVTALIGVNGSGKTTLVKLLLGLYQPTAGKILFNGHDIAEISAAAYLGLFKVVFQDYAIFDFTIAENITASTQPDTDRLAQVMAANGIDSLVAHLPKQAATEIGSYQQDNFQPSGGQRQQLAVARAQYKRGIYQILDEPSAAMDPLKELALFTKIKRLSKETPSLFITHRIGAVTLANQIILLKAGRIDDIGTREELLQRSAYFRELWQSQAELYGDVHVLRDR; translated from the coding sequence ATGAAACAGCTTAAAGACCAGCTCCAAGAAGCCTTGGCAACAGGACGCTTGATTGCTCGGTTTGGGAAAAGCCTTTTTGTGCTGGCAGTATTCACGAGCACACTGAACGCCATTGCGCCGCTTCTGATTATTCTGGGTAATACCCAAATCATTAATGCTATTTTGGCAGGTCATCTAGAAACGGTACCGACACTTATTGGCTATTTTTATGGGATGGCTGGCGGGGCTTACCTGATGGCTGTATGCATTCAGCGCTATTTGGAAGTCAAAACGCTTCAGGCCAATGAGCAGCTAAAACTGGCAATGTATGAAGCTTGGGAGCAGGTTGATTTTCAAACACTTGAGACTCAGCGCTATTTTGCCAAGATGATGAAAAGTGAGGCGTCATTTCGTTACTCAGGCGGGATTCCGGTTTTCTTTAGCCAATTACAAAACCTGATTCAAGGGGTTGTGACCGTGATTGTCGGTTTAGGCTTGATTAGTTGGCTGGTGGTTGCCGGGACGACACGCAGTCAAGAGATTACCGCGGTAGTTTTAGTGACGGTTCTTACATTATTTTTGGGCGAAGCATTGCTCATTCACGTCTATCAATCTCTGACGCGCACAAGTTTTAAGTTGTTCAAGGATTTGATGGGCTTGGAAAGAAAAATGAACTATTTTCTGATGAATGTCGTCAACGCCTATGAAGGACTTAAGTCTATTAAGATGTGGGGGTTAGGTACGCCGATTCAACAACGCTATCGAGCAACGTGGACTGAGGAAAAGACTGCCAATCATAAGCTGGTAGTTAACGACAGTGGTTCGCAAATGATCACTGCTTTAATGGCGGCGTTTGCGACGATGGCTTTGTTTCTATTAATTGTGTTTAAAATTTATCGCGGCTTGTTGCCGGTGGGGCAGCTTAATACCTTATTTGGCAGCGTGGTTCAAATGACCAGTGCTGCTAGTTTGATCGTAGCGACTTGGCAACGATTCCTGCGCTTTGAGAATCAGATGGGGTACGTCAATGAGATCTTGACCACTAACGGCCAAACAACAACGCCAACAAGTGAGACCCCGCCAGTTCAGCGTCAAAATACCATTGTTTTTGATCATGTTTCGTTTGCCTACCCGGATGGCGAGGAGGTCTTGCATGATATCTCCTTTACCCTCGACTTAACCGGTGTGACTGCGTTGATTGGTGTAAATGGCAGTGGCAAGACCACCTTAGTCAAATTGTTGCTGGGACTTTATCAACCGACTGCCGGGAAAATCTTATTTAACGGTCATGATATTGCTGAAATATCAGCGGCTGCTTACTTAGGACTATTCAAAGTAGTATTCCAAGACTATGCCATTTTTGATTTTACAATTGCTGAAAATATTACTGCCAGCACTCAACCAGATACGGATCGGCTCGCACAGGTGATGGCAGCCAATGGGATTGACAGTTTGGTGGCGCACTTGCCAAAACAAGCCGCCACTGAAATCGGAAGTTATCAGCAAGACAACTTTCAACCCAGCGGCGGGCAACGCCAACAGCTTGCAGTGGCTAGAGCACAGTACAAGCGAGGCATTTATCAAATCCTTGATGAACCTTCCGCGGCGATGGACCCGTTAAAAGAGTTGGCTTTATTTACAAAAATCAAACGGCTGTCTAAGGAAACCCCGTCACTATTCATTACGCATCGTATCGGCGCGGTGACATTAGCCAATCAAATTATTTTATTAAAAGCTGGACGAATT
- a CDS encoding ABC transporter ATP-binding protein: MGQAGNWRYVLAKFIGKYRFKFGALLGGLCLVEIVYVVGISLLPPLAVILLQTKQLNVGLTILVIFISGVIVYGIRILDLFLQQRLSILTFDFRFDYVPVFSEHIFGWDQRLIDSVAGKTVIDQAYEAIYNGANVGIGAVVDQTIILVRTGCQIAVLLVMMGTLSFWPAAVVFGLNVLQYLFQRLSNQWYFKHKESQNRITSYQNYFVRTLMKRSTGKDIRLFAMLGVFHQHFSDLIQRLVAWQRHYANITLMVNLGQRIVNVGGLALSLLILLATRNISVASLLFFITAIQTLNSNFGQLRDAYAAVGKNLVFVDNFRKFMAFPYRHHQRKNTDHFSGSGAINVTHVDYQVNKTPILHDANLSIAPGELIAIVGENGAGKSTLIKLLCGLYVPTAGSVVMDGQAISDWTPAAIQRRVAVEFQDDVILHFTIAENVACTTPEKIDLGRVKTVLDEVGLGTFVAGLPQGVQTFIGNELADDGIQLSGGQKEKLLFARVLYRQADFNILDEPTAALDPLSEKQFYDLIDEKLVNKTTIIVAHRLGALAVRNVKIFVMKDGTVVAAGTHHWLLENSADYRALWEAQRSMYVGGGDHETA; encoded by the coding sequence ATGGGACAAGCCGGCAACTGGCGCTATGTACTTGCTAAATTTATTGGCAAATATCGCTTCAAGTTCGGAGCCTTATTGGGCGGGCTGTGTTTGGTCGAAATCGTTTATGTGGTCGGTATTTCATTGCTGCCGCCGCTCGCAGTCATTTTGTTACAAACCAAGCAGTTGAATGTCGGGTTGACGATATTAGTTATCTTTATTTCTGGTGTTATTGTCTATGGTATCAGAATTTTGGATCTATTCTTGCAGCAGCGCCTGTCAATATTGACGTTTGATTTCCGTTTTGATTATGTACCGGTGTTTTCGGAGCATATTTTCGGCTGGGATCAGCGCTTGATTGATTCGGTGGCGGGAAAAACGGTCATCGATCAGGCGTATGAAGCTATCTATAATGGGGCTAATGTTGGTATCGGGGCGGTTGTCGATCAGACTATTATTTTGGTGCGCACGGGTTGTCAGATTGCGGTGTTACTGGTGATGATGGGGACACTGAGTTTTTGGCCGGCTGCAGTGGTTTTTGGACTTAATGTCTTGCAGTACCTGTTTCAGCGGTTGAGTAATCAGTGGTATTTCAAGCATAAAGAAAGCCAGAATCGTATCACTAGTTATCAAAATTATTTTGTTCGAACGTTGATGAAGCGTTCGACCGGCAAAGATATTCGCTTGTTTGCGATGCTTGGGGTTTTCCACCAGCACTTTAGCGATTTAATTCAGCGCTTAGTGGCATGGCAGCGACATTATGCCAATATCACGTTAATGGTGAATCTCGGTCAGCGTATCGTGAATGTCGGCGGCCTAGCGCTGTCATTACTGATTTTGCTGGCAACCCGTAATATTTCTGTTGCCAGTCTGCTGTTTTTCATCACGGCGATTCAAACGCTTAATTCTAACTTTGGTCAACTCAGAGATGCGTATGCGGCGGTAGGGAAAAATCTGGTATTTGTCGATAACTTTCGAAAATTTATGGCATTTCCCTATCGCCACCACCAACGAAAAAATACCGATCATTTTAGCGGCTCTGGCGCAATCAACGTGACGCATGTGGATTATCAAGTCAACAAGACGCCTATTTTGCACGATGCCAATCTTTCCATTGCCCCAGGTGAGTTAATCGCAATCGTAGGGGAAAATGGTGCCGGCAAGTCGACACTCATCAAATTGCTTTGCGGACTTTACGTGCCAACAGCCGGATCGGTTGTCATGGATGGCCAAGCAATTTCGGACTGGACGCCTGCCGCTATTCAGCGTCGGGTGGCCGTTGAGTTTCAAGATGACGTGATACTTCACTTCACCATTGCAGAAAACGTTGCTTGCACCACACCTGAAAAGATCGACTTGGGTCGGGTTAAAACGGTGCTTGATGAAGTGGGGTTAGGTACTTTTGTCGCTGGGCTTCCTCAAGGCGTGCAGACTTTTATCGGTAACGAATTGGCGGATGATGGGATTCAATTGTCAGGCGGGCAAAAAGAGAAACTGTTATTTGCCCGTGTACTGTATCGTCAAGCCGACTTCAATATTCTTGATGAACCGACAGCCGCGCTTGATCCTTTGAGTGAGAAACAATTTTACGATTTAATCGATGAAAAACTCGTCAATAAAACCACGATTATTGTCGCTCATCGGCTTGGTGCGCTTGCGGTTCGGAATGTCAAAATCTTTGTGATGAAAGACGGAACCGTGGTGGCAGCGGGAACGCATCATTGGCTTCTGGAAAATTCTGCTGATTATCGCGCTTTATGGGAAGCACAGCGTTCAATGTACGTTGGAGGTGGCGATCATGAAACAGCTTAA
- the rplM gene encoding 50S ribosomal protein L13, whose protein sequence is MRTTFLAKPGEIERKWYVIDATDIALGRLSSVVASILRGKNKPQFTPNVDTGDNVIVINASKLKLTGKKASDKIYYRHSQHPGGLKHEIAGDLLRDNPARLVEYSVKKMLPTKNTLGHQQFLKLHVYAGEEHPHLAQKPEVLDISNLI, encoded by the coding sequence GTGCGTACAACATTTTTGGCTAAGCCAGGTGAAATCGAACGTAAATGGTATGTGATCGACGCAACGGATATCGCGTTGGGCCGTTTATCATCTGTCGTTGCTTCGATCTTGCGTGGTAAGAACAAGCCGCAATTCACCCCAAACGTTGATACAGGTGACAATGTGATCGTTATCAACGCTTCTAAGTTAAAGTTGACTGGCAAAAAAGCCTCAGACAAGATTTACTATCGTCACAGTCAGCATCCAGGTGGTTTGAAACATGAAATCGCTGGGGATCTCTTGCGGGACAACCCGGCTCGTCTGGTTGAATACTCTGTTAAGAAGATGCTCCCGACCAAGAACACTCTTGGTCATCAGCAATTCTTGAAGCTTCATGTCTATGCTGGGGAGGAACACCCACATTTGGCACAGAAGCCAGAAGTACTCGACATTTCAAACTTAATCTAA
- the rpsI gene encoding 30S ribosomal protein S9, with protein sequence MAQVQYAGTGRRKNSVARVRLVPGTGKITMNGKDVRDYLPYENLITDLSQPFGITETTGSYDVLVNVNGGGFSGQAGATRHGIARALLTVDPDFRGPLKKAGMLTRDPRMKERKKYGLKKARKASQFSKR encoded by the coding sequence GTGGCACAAGTACAATACGCAGGTACAGGTCGTCGCAAGAACTCCGTTGCCCGGGTCCGTTTGGTTCCTGGTACCGGCAAGATCACGATGAACGGTAAAGACGTTCGCGACTACCTTCCATATGAAAACCTGATCACCGATTTAAGCCAACCATTTGGCATCACTGAAACTACAGGCAGCTATGACGTGCTTGTTAACGTTAATGGCGGCGGTTTCTCTGGCCAAGCTGGCGCAACTCGTCACGGCATTGCCCGTGCCTTGTTGACCGTTGATCCTGACTTCCGCGGCCCGCTTAAGAAGGCCGGCATGCTGACCCGTGACCCTCGTATGAAGGAACGGAAGAAGTATGGCTTGAAGAAAGCTCGTAAGGCTAGTCAGTTCTCCAAGCGTTAA
- a CDS encoding MerR family transcriptional regulator gives MTYSTKQLADLAGVTIRTLRYYDKIGLLKPTRNPNNDYRQYTQAEVNRLQVIRFLQLFEMPLSQIKQLLDGPTDQLTATLIRQRQRITAKRDQLSLLLQTLDQTLEKGVNTMTDNEKFAAFKQQAIQHNEEHFGKEVRDQYGEDVVEASNEKFRKMSQAQVAQLTALQQKILEELKPLVGTTDYNTAAAKHLFKLHKQFLQLTWPSEQYSEKAHRGLAAMYVSDPRFTKYYEDGTGKKGASKTLNAIIRHYTR, from the coding sequence ATGACATACTCAACCAAGCAACTCGCTGACTTAGCTGGTGTGACCATCCGCACACTACGCTACTACGACAAAATCGGCTTACTAAAGCCAACCCGCAATCCCAACAACGACTACCGCCAATACACGCAAGCTGAGGTCAATCGCCTGCAGGTCATCCGCTTCTTACAACTTTTCGAAATGCCACTCAGCCAAATCAAACAACTGCTTGACGGTCCAACCGACCAATTAACCGCCACGCTCATCCGGCAACGGCAACGCATCACCGCCAAACGCGACCAACTTAGCTTACTACTTCAAACCTTGGATCAAACTTTAGAAAAAGGGGTTAACACCATGACAGACAACGAAAAATTTGCTGCTTTTAAGCAACAAGCCATTCAGCACAATGAAGAACATTTTGGTAAAGAAGTCCGCGACCAATACGGAGAAGATGTCGTCGAAGCCAGCAATGAGAAGTTTCGCAAAATGTCCCAAGCACAAGTCGCACAACTGACCGCACTGCAACAGAAGATTCTTGAGGAACTAAAGCCACTCGTTGGTACGACCGATTACAACACCGCCGCCGCCAAGCATCTTTTCAAACTGCACAAACAGTTTCTCCAACTCACCTGGCCATCTGAACAATATTCCGAAAAAGCTCACCGCGGTCTGGCAGCCATGTACGTCTCCGATCCGCGTTTCACCAAGTACTATGAAGACGGCACAGGTAAAAAAGGTGCTTCCAAAACTTTGAACGCCATCATTCGCCATTACACGCGTTAA